The following coding sequences lie in one Chelonia mydas isolate rCheMyd1 chromosome 6, rCheMyd1.pri.v2, whole genome shotgun sequence genomic window:
- the NDUFB1 gene encoding NADH dehydrogenase [ubiquinone] 1 beta subcomplex subunit 1 isoform X1: MRGALRVRLEPGVPGLVGRPGDCTPFRPIMVNFVQAVREYWVHILCPMGFVIGCYLDRRNDEKLSAFRNKSMLFKRELKPGEEVTWK; encoded by the exons ATGAGGGGGGCGCTGAG GGTGAGGCTTGAGCCAGGGGTGCCTGGGCTTGTGGGCAGACCAGGAGACTGCACTCCGTTCAGAC CAATCATGGTGAATTTTGTCCAAGCTGTGCGTGAATACTGGGTCCATATTTTGTGTCCCATGGGATTTGTTATTGGATGCTATCTGGACAGAAGGAATGATGAAAAACTATCAGCTTTCAGAAACAAGAGCATGTTATTTAAAAG GGAATTGAAACCCGGTGAAGAAGTTACCTGGAAATAA
- the NDUFB1 gene encoding NADH dehydrogenase [ubiquinone] 1 beta subcomplex subunit 1 isoform X2: MVNFVQAVREYWVHILCPMGFVIGCYLDRRNDEKLSAFRNKSMLFKRELKPGEEVTWK, translated from the exons ATGGTGAATTTTGTCCAAGCTGTGCGTGAATACTGGGTCCATATTTTGTGTCCCATGGGATTTGTTATTGGATGCTATCTGGACAGAAGGAATGATGAAAAACTATCAGCTTTCAGAAACAAGAGCATGTTATTTAAAAG GGAATTGAAACCCGGTGAAGAAGTTACCTGGAAATAA